The sequence ACGGAAGCAGAAATTTATCGCGAACTTCCTTACGATCACTACATCTTTTTACTCCATCAGTCGGCTAGTGGGTTCGGTGGCTTAGAACATAAAAATTGCTGTTCTTTAATTTATCCTCGCTTTGGTTTCCAGTCGGAAGAAAAATATAATCGCTTCATGCAGTTAGTCGCCCATGAATTTTTCCATCTCTGGAATGTGAAACGAATCCGACCCAAAGCACTAGAAACCTTTGATTATAGCCAAGAAAATTATACCACTGCCCTTTGGTTTGCAGAAGGAACAACGAGTTATTATGATGCTTTGCTTCCGATGCGGGCGGGGATTTATGATGCAAGAACTTGTCTCGATAATCTCGGAAAAGATATTACTCGCTTTTTACAAACCCCAGGGCGAAAAGTACAGCCTTTAGCAGAATCAAGTTTTGATGCTTGGATTAAACTCTATCGTCGGGATGCGAATAGTGATAACAACCAGATTTCTTACTATCTGAAAGGGGAATTAGTCTCTCTTCTCTTAGACTTACTTATTCGCACAAAGCACAATAATCAGCGGTCAATGGATGATGTTCTCCTCGCCCTTTGGGAACAATTTGGTAAGCCTGAAATTGGTTATACTGATGAACAGTTAAAATCTGTTTTAGAATCCATTGCAGACACCGATTTAACCGAGTTTTTAGACACCTATCTCCATACAACTAAAGAACTCCCCTTAGCCGATTATTTACAACCTTTTGGTTTACAACTGATTCCCAGTGAAGAGGATGACGCAGCGCCCTATTTAGGAATGCGAGTCGCCCAAGAAAATGGTTCAACGATGATTAAGTTTGTCGATGCAGAATCCCCCGCAGGATTAGCTGGAATTGATGCTGGAGATGAATTATTAGCAATCAATGGGATTCGAGTCAATGCGGATCAAATCAGCGATCGCGCAAAAGATTACCAACCCGGCGATAAAATTACCCTTACTATTTTTCATCAAGATGAATTATTGAATCACACGATTACTTTAGCCTCACCCCAACCTAGTGGCTATAAAATTACAAGTATTGACGAACCCTCCGAAGCACAAAAAGAACTTCTCTTTGGTTGGTTAGGGGTAACCACAGTTTAGCCTAAATCGGGTCTGCTGAAAAAGTCATCCGTACTCCGCCGTGAGACGACTGAGCCTGCGGATGACCGTTGGTGAAGTCGGGGGAAGGTTAAAGGGAATCAGTAAGACCATTTTTAAAGATCACGGCTATAGTTCAACGCGATCGCGCTATCCTTTAATTTAACTTGTAGGGTTTGCCTCGCCTACCATATATCAAGG comes from Halothece sp. PCC 7418 and encodes:
- a CDS encoding M61 family metallopeptidase — protein: MTEATITRQPQTEQTQAQLSYEVSFPEPQTHLFLVKLQVSDWKPDTLKIQFPVWTPGSYLVREYARHIQQVTAYHTETQQELSLEKISKNCWQIKTQQADQITIQYQVYANELTVRTNHLDATHGYFNGAALFFDVPALETTPIEVKIIPPATDWKITTPLPEVEGKTNTFLADDFDTLVDSPFEIGTHDIYNFEVLEKPHQLAIWGKGNANPEQIINDIKKIIVTEAEIYRELPYDHYIFLLHQSASGFGGLEHKNCCSLIYPRFGFQSEEKYNRFMQLVAHEFFHLWNVKRIRPKALETFDYSQENYTTALWFAEGTTSYYDALLPMRAGIYDARTCLDNLGKDITRFLQTPGRKVQPLAESSFDAWIKLYRRDANSDNNQISYYLKGELVSLLLDLLIRTKHNNQRSMDDVLLALWEQFGKPEIGYTDEQLKSVLESIADTDLTEFLDTYLHTTKELPLADYLQPFGLQLIPSEEDDAAPYLGMRVAQENGSTMIKFVDAESPAGLAGIDAGDELLAINGIRVNADQISDRAKDYQPGDKITLTIFHQDELLNHTITLASPQPSGYKITSIDEPSEAQKELLFGWLGVTTV